A window of Phaseolus vulgaris cultivar G19833 chromosome 4, P. vulgaris v2.0, whole genome shotgun sequence genomic DNA:
aactttttttttttgatcagcaaagaattaaataaattaaaatgggATACtttaggggtatcccaacccatttACAGATAATGTATATAGATACATAGGATGGTATCTAACTATGTGACACATCTTCCCTACCTAACAAAAAATACCATCCACGGAACATGAATCTACTAATAccagaaagaaaaacaaggatCATATTCTTAATTATTGAAGCATGTACTTCTTTTAGAGCAAAGACCCCACCACCAGCACTATCAGCCTTGTAGATCAACATCCTTGATTTGGccttttaaaattatctaacaCAACTTGTATGATAAAAGCCAACGTTGTCTTGATCTTGCAGTAGGCTGTTCCTGTAATAATTTAGCCAAAAACCAGAGAAACCAAAAAAGCAAATACAAGCAACCTACAGCTGCTTGATTCAGATTTTTCGTCACATGACCCATTAGTGGCCTTATGCCTTTAGCTCCAACTACTACACGTCCATCTAAAAGACATGTTGCTTCATGCCATGACCCATCTGTTCTTACAGTACCTCCAACGTCCTCCATTACCTTCATTGACATCCTGCACTCATTCTTTTATTAGCTCCTGCACATACCTTCCATTTGCACCCAATGCTTGTCCTTCTTCTAGAACCTACACAAAAGAAACTACAACCTTTCCCTGCCATCAGTAAATCAAATAAAGGACCTTACAAAAGATATCTTTACAACTAAACCCAAATCCATGTACTTGTTACGTTTCTCTACCTTCTTTTCACCTTTCTTCCCCCTTTCTTACTTTTGGCCCCCTCACCTATTCTCTTCCTTTCCTTAGTGATTACTATTTAGACATAGGCTAGGATTCAATACCCAATCTGAGAAGGCGTAGATAAAGGATTTCGTCCTATATTTCAGACAAAACCAGGCTTTGAGTTGTGCCATCTGAAAAATTTCTTCCGCATCAACTTTCCCTTGATTGAAAATAACTCTATTCCTGTGATCCCAAATACTCCACACAACTGCTGCCCAAACACCTTTCCAAACCATATTTTGTTTAGAGTTCATATGTACCAGATGAAAACTCTCAAAATGATACTTCAAATTGCAATGTTGCGCACCCAATACGCCAAACCACCTAAGGCAATAATTCCAAACCTGGTAAGCTATTTTACACTCCATAAACAGATGTTGGTTTGATTCTTCCTTATCAAGACATAaaacacaaatgttatcatTAACTACAACCCCTCTCCTTGACAAATTTACTTTAGTCGGTAATCTTCCCAAAAGGGCCCTCCATGCCGTGATCAGTACTTCTGGCACCGCCTTGGCCAACCACAATAATTTAAAGACATCTTTATCATTACTTGTGTCATAATTCGACAAGCATTCATAAGCAGTTTTGACTGAAAAATCCTCTCCATTCCAAACCTTTTGGTCTTGTATCTCCCTGTTCAGACTTGTGTTTACCAGACTCCTTATTAACTGTTCTTCTTGTTGGTCCTCCCAAACAAACCTATTACGTCTCCAATTGAGCCTCCATCGCCATTCCGCACCTTCCCATATCCCTACCTCTCCCACCTTACGCCCCTTATCTAAGGATATTGAATATAGCCTAGGGAACGCAGTCTTGAGATTACTTCTTTCAGCCCAAACATCCTCCCAAAATCTGACTTTGTCCCCTGCTCCGATTCTCCATGTGATTGCTTTTTGAAACCATCCCTCTTCCTGACCCTCTCCACACACTTTTACgagatctctccaccaccaagattggTATTTGCTTTGAACTTGTGTTTGTCCTAAATCGGGTCCATACTTTGACAAAATAATCTCTTTCCATTtccctctttcttcactttcaaTACGCCACTTCCACTTGGCTAGGAGCGCTATATTGAATTTACGAACCTCTTTAAAGCCTAAGCCTCCCTCCTCCTTTGGTTTGCATAGATTATCCCAACTAACCCACGGTATTGCTCTTTTGTCCTTACCCCACCCCCATAGGAATCTCCTTTGGATGTTGGTTATACTTTTGTAGACCGATTCTGGAGCTTTATAGAAGGACAGATAGAAAAGCGGTATTGATGTGAACACCGATTTTATCAAACATATTCTTCCTGCCATAGATAAGTGTCTTCCTTTCCATACATTTAGTTTACTTCTAATTTTTTCCACAACATGCTCCCAGAATTGACACTTCCTTGGATTGCCACCGACATACAACCCCAAATATTTAAAAGGTACCTTCATTAGTTCGCAATTCAGAATCTTTGCATAACATTCACTTGCTGTTCTCTCTACATTAAAGGCCGCAAGTTTTGACTTATGGAAGTTGATCTTCAATCCAGATGCGAGTTCAAAACACCTCAGGATAGCTTTAATTGTTACCACACTGGAATAACTATCCTCACACATAAAGAGAGTGTCATCTGCAAATTGCAACAGACAGGTCTCTACTTCGAGCCTGCCAACTTTCACACCTTTAAGCAGATTACTCTTTATTGCTTCTCTAACAAGCCCCGCAAGGCCCTCAGCTACTACAATGAAGAGAAATGGGGCTAGAGGGTCTCCCTGCCTTAGCCCTCTCGTTGGTTTAAATTCTTTTGTAGGACTTCCATTTACTAAAACAGATACTGATGCTGACTCCAAAcaacctctaatccaaacaatcCACTTATGATGGAATCCTAGCCTTTGTAACATATCATATAAGAACTCCCATCTGACCGAGTCATATGCCTTTTCATAATCTACCTTCAAGCACAATCCTCTTTTCTTATTCCTCATAATGTCTTCAACAATCTCATTGGCCATAAGAACACTATCAAGCATTCCTCTGCCCTTTAGGAACGCTGACTGACACTCATCTATAATCGAAGGCAGAactttcttaattctgtttgaCAGAACCTTTGAGATTATCTTATAACATGACCCAACTAAAGATATAGGTCTGTACTGATCAAGCTTCATTGGGTCACGCACTTTTGGTATTAGAGCAATGAACGAAGCATTACACCCTTTTGGAATGGTTCCAGATTCGTGAAACTGGCTAACCGCTGCATAAATATCTTCTTTAAGAGTTTCCCAGTTTTTCTGTATGAAACTTAAATTAAACCCATCTGGCCCAGGGCTTTTCGAACCATCACACTGTCTTACTGCTTCCCTGATTTCTTCCTCCGAGAAGACAGAAATTAGACTTAGTTTATCCTCCTGGGATATGGTTTTAAACTCAACTGCTCCTAATCTTACCCCAAAATCCTTTGTGGCTGTGAATCTCTCTTCAAAAAGGTTTTTGGCCTGATCTCTAACCACCTCAGGCTCCTCACACCATTGGCCCCCAACTTCAACCCCTTTTACTTCATTCCTGATTCTTCTCCACTTAATAGAAGAATGGTAAAACTTTGAGTTTGAGTCACCATGCTTCAACCAATTTGACCTCGCCTTTTGGCGCAACAACGAATCTGTCTTATTTTCTATTTCCTTCAACTGACTCATAAGTTCCATACTCTTCATTTTTGTGCTCTCATCCTGCTCACTGTTATTGTCTTGGTTATCAAGAACCTCAATTTGCTTCAGGATATTGTTTTTAGCAACCTCTAAATTCCCAAACACCTCTCGATTCTAGACTTTTAGATCCTCCTTCAAAATTTTTAGTTTATCTTTGAAGTTTGTTATTCCATCTCGTCTCACGACGTAAGAGTTCCATTTATCTTTCACCAGTTCCTTAAAGTTGCTCTCCATGAGCCACGCATCAATAGACCTAAAGGGTTGTGGTCCCCAATCCTTTAACATCGATTTCACTATTACAGCACAGTGGTCCGAAACCTCCCTAGGTTGAATATATTGTTTACACATTGGCCATTTCTGAATCCACTCTTCTGATACCAGCACTCTATCTAATCTGCTCTTAGCTGACCCATTAGCTTTAAACCAAGTATATTTCATGCCAACAATTGGTATATCTAACAAGAGATTTCCTTCTATGAACTCATTAAAAAGACGGATTTCACTTGTTTGACTACCCCTTGTACTCTTTCCTTTCCTTTCGTTGGTCCTCCTAACAACATTAAAGTCACCTATGAAGCACCATGGGCATTTTTGATGTGTTGTTTTTATACTAGATAATTCACCCCACAAAGTTTTCTTATCTTGAAGATTACAGGCAGAATATACGTTAACCACCACGATATCCGTATCAGTTTGCATATGCTTCCCAAAAAACACAATAAAACCTTTCCCtattaaatgactttgataAAGGAATACCTCTTTATGCCACATGGTTAGAAGGCTCCCTGCCCCGTTTTCACCCTCATTATGTAGCCAACCCACATTGCTATCTCCCCACATAGAGAAGCATTGTGCATCTGACAttgtctttgtttttgtttcttgaatACAAATGAATCCCGCAGTTTCCTTCGAAATTAATTTCCTCATGTACCTCAACTTAGTGCCCCCTCTTAGCCCTCTTATATTCAAACTTAACATTATCATACAGAACCATTTTTATTACCCTCCTCATTCCTCTCCATTATCGCTACATCCCTCTCTTCCATTCTTTCTACTTCTTTAATTACCTCATCCTCGTCCCTAAAACACGTTGTTCCGATATGTTTACCCAATTCCCACAAATCAAACGATTCAGCATTGTCTATTACCTTCCAGAACCGGTTATTACAACCAATAATATCACCATCTGAAATTGATAGATTTGCAGATTTGAGTGCTAACCTGGCATTGCAGCAATTCCTTACTCGAAGCGAATTCGTTCTCGACTCTGACTCCCTCCGTGGGTGCTGCGCACTTGACTCCCCCTTTGTACAGACCCGTCTTCGCTGCTGCCTATGTGGTGGGGTGAAGAAATGGTCTCCCACCAATGCTCCTCCTTCGTCGGTTTTTCCCGTGATGGAGATGGTTCTCCCACTTCCTTGATCCTCATGCCCCGATTGATGACCATCAGCATTCCTTTCAGAAACAAACCCATTGGCATGCCTGATCGGATTGGGCATCACGTATTGGGCATCACGTATTGGGCTTCTCCACATTTTACTCCAACCCCCTTCATGTTGGCTTCTCCTAGCGTATTGGGCCCCTTCTCCTCTGGGCCCAACCCTTCTTCACTTTGATGGACAGTTTTACTACTTTCTTGAGCCCCATCCTTATTGGCCCAAAGTTGCACCCGTTTTACAGCCTCTAGTGCCTCAGCTAGGTTTGCTAGCACGTCTTGGGTTACATTAGCGCCTGACAGAGCATAACTAGCCGTTGCATTTGCTGACTGCAATCTCTGCGCTCCCCTTACCAAATCCGTGACAGGTCCTGACATCTCAGACTCAGAAAAAGGGACTTTGATTGGCCCTTGTTGGAACCGCGTGCCACTGCCATCTTCCACCGGTGACACATGTGGTTGTCGTCCGCCACTACCTGAACCTGTGCCTTCTTCTCCAATACCTTCCTCATGCACTTGAAACTCTTCACGAAAAACATTATCCTCTGAAACCACCGTTTCCTCCACAAACGATTCCAAAGAGGATACACATTCAGATGTTGTGTAAAAATTACTCCTCCATCTTCGTGAACCTCCATGCACTCTTGGATCCTCCTCTTGAATATTAATGCTATAAATCTCACCATTAATACACATACCCTTAGACAAGCTTGCTTTGCAACTCCTAGGCACGCGTACTTGAAGTCTTGCATATTCTATTACCTCCCA
This region includes:
- the LOC137838269 gene encoding uncharacterized protein, which produces MSDAQCFSMWGDSNVGWLHNEGENGAGSLLTMWHKEVFLYQSHLIGKGFIVFFGKHMQTDTDIVVVNVYSACNLQDKKTLWGELSSIKTTHQKCPWCFIGDFNVVRRTNERKGKSTRGSQTSEIRLFNEFIEGNLLLDIPIVGMKYTWFKANGSAKSRLDRVLVSEEWIQKWPMCKQYIQPREVSDHCAVIVKSMLKDWGPQPFRSIDAWLMESNFKELVKDKWNSYVVRRDGITNFKDKLKILKEDLKV